Proteins encoded together in one Plutella xylostella chromosome 17, ilPluXylo3.1, whole genome shotgun sequence window:
- the LOC105385568 gene encoding N-acetyllactosaminide beta-1,3-N-acetylglucosaminyltransferase 4-like — MWWILAVLLAVSGGAAGWWGAGRGAGGVWTRQLYREGFSRAGAALCPREGTGLRLLVLVASPPPNIPHRAAIRYTWGHFLRRRDVAFGFVLGATNDSKVTALLHRENGDWGDLIVTNNIDHPETQSLKTLSMLEWTLQYCPRAPRILKCDDDVFVNVPMLLQLVSDTVDTYNGIWGHVETSDIGWPHAHGSAYLLSSELVYPLAREALRQRYSPREAALFTGWLARNVSAELTHDARFARAPLSPLLAATVSGVTPVQQLSNWRQMFSEMHDLIYSPEHIGMDNPFIQETLL; from the coding sequence ATGTGGTGGATACTTGCGGTGTTGCTGGCAGTCTCGGGCGGGGCGGCAGGGTGGtggggtgcggggcgcggggcgggcggcgtgtGGACGAGGCAGCTGTACCGCGAGGGCTTCAgccgcgcgggggcggcgctgTGCCCGCGCGAGGGCACCGGCCTGCGCCTGCTGGTGCTGGTGGCCTCCCCACCCCCGAACATCCCCCACCGCGCCGCCATCCGCTACACCTGGGGACACTTCCTGCGCCGCCGCGACGTCGCCTTCGGCTTCGTGCTCGGAGCTACCAACGACTCCAAAGTGACCGCCCTCCTCCACCGCGAGAACGGTGACTGGGGCGACCTAATCGTCACCAATAATATAGACCACCCAGAAACGCAGTCGCTCAAGACGCTGTCGATGCTCGAGTGGACGCTGCAGTACtgcccgcgcgcgccgcgcatCCTCAAATGCGACGACGACGTGTTTGTAAATGTGCCGATGCTGCTGCAGCTGGTCAGCGACACGGTGGACACGTATAACGGGATCTGGGGACACGTGGAGACTAGTGACATAGGGTGGCCGCACGCGCACGGGTCTGCCTACCTGCTGAGCTCGGAGCTGGTGTACCCTCTGGCTCGCGAGGCGCTCCGGCAGCGCTACTCGCCGCGCGAGGCAGCGCTGTTCACGGGCTGGCTGGCGCGCAACGTGTCGGCGGAGTTGACACACGACGCTCGGttcgcgcgcgcgccgctctCGCCGCTGCTTGCCGCTACTGTGTCTGGAGTGACACCCGTGCAACAGCTCTCGAACTGGCGGCAAATGTTCAGTGAAATGCATGACCTGatctactcacccgagcacaTCGGCATGGATAACCCCTTTATACAGGAAACTTTACTTTAA